The genomic segment GAGGATTCGCTCGGCTTGGCACCGCCCACGCTGGCGTCGCTCCGCGGCCGGCCGGTCGTGGTGTTCGTGTGGGCCGAGTGGTGTGGCGACTGCAAGGCGCTGGCGGCTTCACTCGCCCGCGCCCGTGCGCGTCATGAGCCCCGGGGCGTCCGGTTCATCACGCTCACCCGCTACTACGATGACGACGAGCAGCGCGCGCGAGAGAAGGCGCGGGTGGACAGCGTGTGGAAGGCGGTCTATTCGGAAGTGGGAGCGCTGCCGGCGGTGATCAGCACTGCGTCGATGGAGCGCTATGGCGGATCGAGCACGCCGACGTTCGTTTTCATCGATCGGCGGGGAATCGTGCGCGGCTACACGCCCACGCGTCTCACCGAGGAAGAACTCGAGCGCCGGATCGCCGCGATCGAGAAGTAAGCGCTATCCCGGGACGCTGAACGAAGGCGCCGACGGCGTCGGCCACTGCACCCGCTTCAGCCGCTCCGGGTACATGCGCACCGGAATCTCTCGCTTGAGCGAGTCGGTGAGCGCTCCGAGCATAGCCGCTCGCTTTTCCTCCCGCGCCTGATTCTCCAGCATCACGCGCATCTCGGCGGGAAGGTTCTCGAAGGACCGAGGCACCACGTTCTTCGAGATGACCTGCGCCACCATCCATATCCCCGCCACCGGCGTGGCGGGTGTGTAGGCGCCCGGCGCCGTGGCCATCAAGGCGGGCTCGAGCGCGGCCCACATCGGGTTGTCGCTGGGGAAGGTCACGCTCTGCGGCCGCACCGCCACGCCCAGGGCCGCGGTCGAAACCGCCTCGCGCAGGCCCTCGGTCTGCGGCGCGGTCGCGGCGAGCTGCGCGGCGGTCGCCGAATCACGCAGCACGACCACCAGGAAGCGCGCGCTCTCGAGGCGGTCCGGACGCATGCCGATGCGCTCGAAGACCGCGCGAGCGTCCGCCTCGGTCACCGACGTGCGCTGGAGGACGTGGCGCGTGACGTAACCCTCGAGCAGGTAATCGTTCATGCGCTCGCGCAGGGCGCGCTGGAGGTCCGGCTGATCGGCGAGCTGGCGGCGGCGCGCCTCGAGCAGCGCCGCGCGCTCGAGCGCACGCATCTCGACCCAACGATCGACCGAAGGCATGATGTTGAAGTTCGGCCGCTGCGACGCGCCGCTCCGCAGGTCGTCGATGGCGTCGCCCATGGTGTAGGCGCCGCCTTCGTAGGAGGCCAGGGGCTCGGCGCTCTCCCGCAGCGTCAGCGGCGGAGGCTCCATGTTCTGCAGGGACGGCGGCACCACGTACCGGATGAGCCTCTGGGAGGCGCCCTGCTCGAGGCGCACGCGGTAGTCGCCGCGCAGCCGGTCGAGCGCCTTGACCAGGATCTGCCGCTGCTTGCGCTGCCGGAGGATGCTGTTGAGCATCTCCGACTCGGCCTCGAGCGCTTTGGGCTCGGCTTTGCGGCGGTCCTTGACCAGCACCAGGAACCAGCCCTGGCCCACGGCTTCGACCGGTCCCACCACGTTGCCGACCGGCGCCAGGCGGATCACGTCATCGACCGGGAGCTGCAGCATGCCTGGCTGCACGTAGCCGATCTCTCCGCGCGGCGGGGTGAACCCCGGCGGGTTGAAGCGGTCGGCCACCTCGCCGAAGTCCGCGCCTCCGCGAATCTGGCTCAGGGCAGCCTTGACGGCCGGCTCGGACAGCGTGAAGACGATCTGGACCTGGCTTTCCTGGGCCCGCCAGCGATGAAGCTCCTGGATCTCGGCGGCGCTCACCACGACGTTGGCCGCCCCGATCTCGTCGTAGTAGGTCTGCCGGAGCATCTGCTCCTCGGTCTTGCGCCTGAGATCGAGGAACGTCGTGTCGCGATGGAAGCCGGCTCGCACGGCGCCCTGGACCAGCAGCTCGCGGTCGGTCATGTCGCGAAGAAGCTGGGACTTGGCGCTGTCGGGCGGTCCGGAGTAGCGGCCACCCAGGACGCGGGCCACCATCTGGAAATCGCCGCGCGTGATGGTCCGGCTCCCGATGGTCGCCAGCACGTCGGATTCTGACGCGCAGCCGGCGAGCATGGTCGCGGCGAGCAAGAGGATGAGGGTCGATCTCACGGGGTCGCTCTCTGGATGGGTCCCAAGCGCAGAACGGCTTGGTACCCTACGGGCTGACTTCGCGCGGCGCAACCTTCGCCAGACATGCTGCCAGCGCCTCCAGCAGCTCGCGCGAGCGATGGAACAGGCTCAGGCCTTCGCCCCGTACTCGCAGCCCGAACTCGCGGCCCGTGACGAATTCCACCTGGAAGTCCACCTCCGCGACCAGCGCCGCGATCTCGGTGGGCTTGAGCGGACGCCGCAGCATCGCCTCGACGACGTTCTGGAACACGCGGAGGCTCTCGACCTGGGCGTCGCGACCCATGAGCCGCAGCCGCCTCAGCTCGACCAGCGCCACGGTCGGGGCCGGCAGCGCGCCGAACCGGTCGCGCATCTCCACGGTGAGGTCCTCGATCTGCGCGGCGCCGCGCGCATCGGCCAGCCGGCGGTAGAGCGCGAGCTTCTCGTGCTCGTCGGGCACGTAGTCGTCGGGCAAGTAGGCGCTCCAGTCGGTGAGCAGACGCGGCTCCGGCAGGACCTCGGAGGCTGCGCCGCCCTTGATCTCGGCCACCGCCTCCTCGAGCAGCTTCATGTAGAGATCGAACCCGAGTCCGATGATGAATCCGTGCTGCTCGGGACCGAGCAGGTTGCCGGCGCCGCGGATCTCGAGGTCCTTGAGCGCGATCTTGAACCCCACGCCCAGCTCGTCGAACTCCTCGATCACGCGCAGCCGCTTCTCGGCTTCCTCGGTCAGCACGCGCCGTGATGGTACGAGCAGATAGGCGTAGGCCCGGTGGGACGAGCGTCCAACCCGGCCGCGCAGCTGATAGAGCTGCGCCAGGCCCAGCGTGTCGGCGCGATCCAGGATCAGTGTATTGACGCTCGGGATGTCCAGACCCGACTCGATGATCATGGTGGATACCAGCACGTCGATCTTCCTCTCCAGGAACTGGAGCATCACCCGCTCGAGCTCGCGCTCCGGCATCTGCCCGTGCCCGACCGCCAGGCGGATCTGCGGCACCAGGCGCTGCACGTAGAGCGCGGCGTTGTGAATCGTCTCCACCCGGTTGTGCACGTAGAACACCTGCCCGCCGCGATCCACCTCGCGCAGGATGGCGTCGGTCACGACCTCGTCGTCCACCTCCACGATCTCGGTGTGGACGGGAAGGCGGTCGCGGGGCGGCGTCTCGATCACCGACATGTCGCGTGCGCCGGCCAGGCTCAGGTTCAGCGTGCGGGGAATGGGCGTGGCGGTGAGAGCCAGCACGTCCACGGTGCGGGTCATCTGGCGGAGGCGCTCCTTCTGCGCCACGCCGAAGCGATGCTCCTCGTCGATCACGACCAGGCCGAGGTCGTGGAACTTCACGTCCTTGGAGAGGATGCGGTGTGTGCCGATCAGAATATCCACCTTGCCGAGCGCGGTGCGCGCCACGACGTCCTTGGCCTCGCGCGGGGTGCGGAAGCGGGAGAGCACTTCGACGGTGACCGGGAAATCCGCGAGCCGCTCCTTGAACGTGAGCCAGTGCTGCTGCGCAAGGATCGTGGTGGGCACGAGCACGGCCACCTGCTTGCCGTCCTGCACCGCCTTGAAGGCGGCGCGGATCGCGACCTCGGTCTTGCCGTAGCCGACGTCGCCGCAGATCAGGCGATCCATGGGTCGCGGCGCCTCGAGGTCCTGCTTGACCGCCTCGATGGCGGCGAGCTGATCCGGAGTCTCTTCATAGGGGAAGCTCGCCTCGAGCTCCCGCTGCCACACGGTGTCGGGCTTGAACGCGTACCCCGGGAGCGCCATGCGCTGCGCGTAGGCCTTGACCAGCGAATCGGCCATGTCGCGAATCGCCTTCTTGGCCTTGGCCTTGGTCTTCTGCCACGCCGCGGAGCCGAGACGGTGGACGGCCGGGCGGGCTCCTTCTTCGGCGGCGTAGCGGGAGACCAGCGCGAGCTGGTGGACCGGCACGTAGAGCTTGTCCTGCTCGGCGTAGGCGATCTGGATGCAGTCGGTCTCCTGTCCGTTCAGCGTCAGCCGGTGGAGGCCGCGGTACGTGCCGACGCCATGATCTTCGTGCACCACGAAGTCGCCGACCCGCAGCGCCGACAGCTCCGCCAAGGAGAGTCCGCCGGTCTTCTTGAGCCGGCGGCGGCGACGCCGGTAGCGGGCAAAGATCTCGTGGTCCGTGAGCAGCGCGAGCCCCGCGCGCGGCAGCGTGAACCCCGCCGACACGAGGCCGACGCCGAGCTGTCCCACGCCCGGGCCGAGCAGCTCGGCGAGGCGGTCCTTCTGGCCCTGGTTGTCGCACAGGATCAGCGCGCGGATCCCCCGAGCGCCGAGATCGAGCAGATGTCCCTTGAGGCGCTCGATCGAGCGATGCAGGGGTTCGGCCGGCCGGCAGTCGACGTCGATCGTCTCGGCGTACGCGCCGTCCCTCTCCACGATCGGCGCCAGATAGTGGAGTCCTGGACGAGTGAGCGCATCGCCGAACGCCGCGGTGGCGAACAGCGACTCGGGAGCGGAGAGCCCCGGGTAGTGCGCGCGCTGGGTGTCGTGCTCGCTGGCGATCAGCGTGGTCAGCTCCTCGCTCCGCGTGCGGAGCGCCCCCGGATCGTCCACGACCACCACCGCGCCGTCCGGCAGGTAGTCGAGCAGCGTGCCGCGCGCCGAATCGTAGTGCGAGGCGAAGCGCTCCATGCCTTCGTGGAACAGCCCGCCGCCGGGATCGCCCGCGGCCTGCAGGCGCTCCACCACCTCGCCCGCGCGTGACGGGTCCAGGACGACCTCGTAGCGAGGCAGCACCTCGACGTGGGTGAGCTGCTCGAGCGAGCGCTGGGTTCCGGCGTCGAAGCGGCGGATCGACTCGATCGTGTCGCCGTCGAACTCGAGCCGCACCGGGTCGTCGAGGCCGACGGGATAGATGTCGAGGATGCCGCCACGGCGCGCGAACTGGCCGACCGCTTCGACCTCCGGCAGCCGCTCGTAGCCGAGCGCCGCGAGCCGCGCCATCAACGATTCCGGCACGTGCGTCTCTCCGAGCCGGACTCCCGTCACGGCGACCGCGAGGCGCTGCGGCGCCGGGACGCGCTGGATCAGCCCGCGCACCGTGGCCAGCACGATCGTTCCGTCGCGCGGCTCGTCGGAAGCGAGCCGGCTCAAGGTCTCGAGACGCTGAGCCGTGATGCCTGGGTGCGGAGAGGCGGGATCGTAGGGAAGGTTGTCGGGCTCCGGGAACGCCAGCAGCACGCTGCGTCCGGCGAAGAACTCGAGGTCATCGCGCCAGGCTTCGAACGCCTCGCCGTGCGGCACCAGGCATAGAACCGGCCTGCCGGTGACGCGCTGGAGCCAGGCCGTGATGAGCGCGCGCGAGCTGCCGGTGAGCCCGCGCACAGCACCGGGCCGGTCGCGGCGGGCGGCATCGAGCAATGCGGAGGACTCGGGAAGCTCGCTCGTCTGATCGATGAGCGATTCCGCGGCGCTGTCCTTGAGCCAGGTCTCCGTCATTGATCGCTGGTCCCAAACGCGAAAAGCCGCCGCGGGCTCTTCCCGTGGCGGTCACTGCCGAGCCATGGACGCCCGCGATGCTCGGCGGGCAAGCGAAGTCTAGCTCATCCGGCGGAGGGTGCTGAGGAGCGCTCGCCGAGCACATGCTCCAGCGCCTGTTCGAGGCCTTCGTACTCCACTTCGCAGGCATGATGCTTGGGATCGTCGCTGGGATGGTATTCGCCTCCGCCATGGACCCAGCGGATGGTCCCTTCGCGATCGATGAGGAAGCTCACCGACGTCCAGCTGCGCTCCGGGTTGGCCCCGAGCCAATAGCGATCGAGCGTCTTCCAGTCACGGTCGAACGCGACCGGACCGGACCAGCCCAGCGTCTTGGCGATTCCGAGGATGTGGCGGTCGCTGACTTCGTGGGGCTCGGGCTTGGAATGAAAGACACCCAGCACCACCAGGTCGCCGCGATGCTCGCGCTGGAGGCGCTCGAGCACCGGCAGCGTGGAGCGGCAGTAGCGGCAACCTTCCGTCCACCAGCGGACCAGCACCACCTTGCCGCGCAGCTCACGCAGCGAAAGTGAGCGCCCCCGAACCCATCGGGTGAAGGTCCACTCGGGGGCCGCCTTTCCGATCAACTCGCTCCCGGAATCGGGGTCCTGCGCGAGCGCGACGGGGCCCGGCGAGAGGAGATGAAGGGCGAGCGTCAGTGCGCCGACCCAGACTGTCTGGAACCAGGAATGTCGCACGCCGGGACGTTACTCCAGGTAACACCTGTCCGCCATTCAGGTATATGTTACGCGCTATCCAATAGAGGAGGGCGTTCGAGCCCATCCGGGAGACTCGGAGGTGACATGAAAGCGCGTCTCTTCATTCTCACGCTGTGCCTCTCCTCGTTTGCCTCGGCGGTGTGGTCCGCGCCTCCGCCCGGCCGTGCCAGCTACGTCGATCCCGAGGCGCCATGCTATCGCTGGCCCGCGGTGGACTACGACGCCGACGGGGTTTTCGATCGCGTGGATCACTGCACCAACACGCCGGCGGGATGCACCGTCGACAAGTACGGCTGCCAGTCCGACGCAGACGGTGACGGGGTCTGCGACGGACGCGACCAGTGCAATGACACACCGCGCGGCGTGAAGGTGGATCGCGACGGCTGCGTTCCGGGCGCCCGCGCCACGAGGATGCAAGAGCCGCCTCCGACTCCCAAGGAAGTGACGCCGCCGCCTTCTCCTCCGAAGCCGGCGCCGCCCCCGCTGGGTGAGAAGGGACAGGAGCTGGTGAAGACGGGACGCCTGCGTCTCGAGAACGTCTTCTTCGAGAGCGGAAGCGCCAATCTCCTGCCCGAGTCGGAAGCCGAGCTGAGCCAGCTGGGCTCCGTCCTCGAGCACTATCCGGATGTCAGGCTCGAGATCCAGGGTCACACCGACACGCGCGGCTCGGGGAGCCTCAACATGCGGCTCAGCCAGGCGCGCGCGGACGCGGTTCGGACGTGGCTACTGGGCCATCACAACCTTCGGAGTGAGAACCTCACGGCGAAGGGATACGGCGAGACTCAGCCGGAGACCAAAGAGCGGAACGAAGAGGAGCTGCTGCGCAATCGGCGCGTCGAGCTCCGGCTGCTGAACCCCGAGGTCCTCCCGAGAGAAGTTCAGCCGCGCTGACGCGGCGTGAGCCCGGGAACGGCGCCCGGCGGGCAGGAACCGCGGGCGCCGAACCGGCTTGGCCTGTGTAGCTTCGGACAGGCCATTGAAGAAGACGCTGGTGCTTTGGGATCGAGCCGCACGCTCTCCCAAACCAACCTGCGGCGCCCCAATGCAGTGGCGCAACTGCAATGCGTGGCACGTCTCCTGCCTTTCCCACGGTTGAATTCCTCCGCTGCGCCGCGCCCGTCGTCGAAAGGGCCCGTGCGATGGCGGGCTTTGCATATCGAGAACGGCCGGCCGCAGCCCGGGGCCGCCCGATGGAGGGCCGATGAGCGCAGTTCGAAAGCTGCTCGTGGGGGTCATGCTGACATGCGCGGTCATGACTCCGACGGTGTCACGAGCTCAGGTCGAGGGCGTGCACGTGTCGCTCTTTCCCTGGTACGGGTACGCCGACTTCTCGAACGACACGAACTTCGAGGACGAGCCGATCTGGGGTGGAACCGCAGGTCTCGGTCTCGGCCGCTACTTTGCGATCGAGGGCCACGTAGGACGAAGCACCACGGAGACGCATGCCGGTTTCACTCACTACCCGATAAGTTTTCCTTCGGCGCCTCGTGAGGTCACGGCCCTTCACTACGGTGCGAACGTGACGGTCAACCTGCTTCCGGAAGTGCGGCTCGTGCCCTACCTGATGGCCGGGTGGGCGGAAGCCAAGTTCGACTTCGCCGACGAAGACTCGGTGCCGGAGCCCGAGTACCAGAACGGTTGGGAGTTCGGGGCGGGACTCAAGTACCGGATCAATCCGCGCCTCGCGATCCGCGCCGAAGTCCGCGACAACATCTGGCACTTTCCCGAGGGAACCCCGGCCGCGGTGGGAACAGACCCCATCAACAACTGGTTCTATGCGGCCGGGGTCGAGTTCTTGATCGGCGGCATCGGCGGAGGTGACGACGACCAGGACAAGGTGTCGAACGCCAAGGACAAGTGCCCCAACACGCCGATCGGAGCCAGGGTCGACGCCAATGGCTGCCCCATCGATTCGGACAGCGACGGCGTCCCCGACGGGATCGACCAGTGCCCGAACACCGTCGCCGGCGCGACGGTGGATTCGCGCGGGTGTCCTCGCGATAGCGACTCTGACGGAGTGCCGGACGGCGTGGATCAGTGCCCCGACACCCCGAGCGGGTCGCCGGTCGATGCGCGCGGCTGTCCGCGCGATTCCGACGGTGACGGCATTCCCGACGGCCAGGACCAGTGCGCCGACACTCCCGCCGGCATCCGCGTGGATCCCAGGGGTTGCCCGCTGGATGCGGACAACGACGGCGTGACGGACGACAAGGACCAATGTCCGTTCACGAGTCCGAACGTGAAGGTCGACGCCGTCGGCTGCCCGATCGAGCTGACGACGCGAGAGATCGAGCTGCTCGACAAGGGTCGGATCACCGAACGGAACATTCACTTCGTGACTGCGAAGTGGGACATCCTGCCGGAATCCCGGCCGGTGCTGGACGAGATCGGGCAGATCCTCATCCAGTGGCCGCGTCTCCGGATCGAGGTCGGCGGACACGCCGACGCGCGCGGCTCCGATGCCTACAACCTCGACCTCTCGGACAAGCGCGCGAACGCCGTGCTGAACTACCTGGTCAGCAAGTTCCCGCAGATCACCCGCGAGCAGTACAGCGCAAGGGGCTACGGAGAGCGGGAGCCGGTGGCGACCAACAAGACGGTCGAGGGCATGGCCCAGAACCGCAGAGTGGAATTCAAGGTGCTGAACACCGAGGAGCTCACGAAGGAACGGGAGCGGCGGCAGCTCCAGCAGAAGTAACCGGCAAGACGTGGGCATCGAGGCGAGGCAGCCGTCCCCGATGCCACGAGGGAATCAGAAGGGAGCGAGGAAAAATGAATACCGTGAACAATTGGTGGGCGAACATGCCGAACGAGCGCTTCTGGCTCGTAGTCGCTCGCCCGGACGAAATGAAGGACGTGCTCGTGATACCCGAAGAGAGCTCGCAAGACGTCGCGGCATGGGTCAATCAGCTGCCGGCCTACATCCCGAGGCGGGACGTGGTCTTCCAGTACGACTCCGAGAGCCGCGGCATCGTGGCCTGGTCGCGGGCACGCGGGCCGGGCGCTCGCCAGGAGCCAGGCCGGTCCAATGGGCACTCGCACCGCGCCTCGTGGCTGGTCAAGGTCCATGGCTGGCGCCTGCTTCACACGCCGGTATCGATCGACGAGATCGCGCGAGAGCAGTACGACTTCTTCCCGGCGCTGCGAACGCTCGAGGAGGAGGTCGGGGACCCGCTCTACTATCCGTTCGCGATGGGAAGCCCCACCGAGACGCATCCGCTGCCCGGGAAGCTCTTCAAGCTGCCGGCGATGTTCGTGGAGCAGTTCAGTCCGCTCACCGCGGTCGCGGACGAGACGCGCACCGCGGAGCATGGGGCGAACCTGCGCCAACGCACCGCGTCGTGGTGGGGGACGCTCGAGGATTTCATGCAGGACCGTCCGCGAACGGCGCGCGCCCGCTGAACCCAGGCGCTAGCTTGCCGGGCGTGGCTCCCTTCCCACGCCCGGCATGCCCCAACGACCAAGAAACGTCTCGGCCAGCAGACAAGCGAGCGCCAGGATCACGAACCACGTCCACAGCTCCCGTCCGTAGCGTGCCTCGCGCACACGCCGCTCCAGATCGCCGCCGGGTCTCAGCACCGTCACGCGGCCCGCAGGGAACCAATTCGTGAGCGTGGCCTCGGGGATCGAGGACAAGTCGCTCTCACGGCGATCGGGATTGACCGCGAAGGACGCGCGGGGCGCGGCGCCCTGGAACACGCGGTAGAGGCCCGGCCGCTCGAGCGGGGCCGAGAGCAGCCGCGTCGCGCCCTCGGCGGTCACCAGCTGAACCGGCACGTCGCGTCCCGCTTCGTCGGCGATGCGCCACGCCCCGGTTCCGGCCGGCGCCGTGTAGCGCTCACCGGGCACGAGCGAAGCCGCCGCCGTTCCGCGACCGAGCACCTTCACCGCCTGGTGGAGCAACGGCAGGAACGCCCCGCTGATCGGAAAGTCCGACGACTCGGCATCGAGAGGCGCCAGGAACGCGAGCGCGGCGCGCGACTCCACCAGCGCCGGATGCTCGCGATCGAACTCGAGCAGCACGCGCGCGCCGCTGCCCGGGATCAGCCGGCGGATGGTGGTGAAGCGCGCCGTGGAGAGCGGCTCGCCCGGGCGCGCGGGAAAGCCCACCAGCACCGGATGCCCGGCGACCCGCCGGCGCAGCCGCCATCCCGATCCGGCCTGGGCCTGCTCGAGATCCTCGAGCACGCCAATTCCGAGGTCGCGCAGCAGCGCGCCGTTCCAGAAGCGAGGATCGGCGCGCCGGCCGAGCACCAGCATCAGGGCGCCGCCTCCGCGCATGAAGTCGAGCGTGGCCTGCAGCTCGGCCGGTCCCATGCGCTCGAGGTCGTCGAGGACCAGGACGTCGGCATCCGCCAGGCGCGCCGGCACGGTCGCGGCGTCGACGCTCTCGACCACCAGA from the Candidatus Eisenbacteria bacterium genome contains:
- the mfd gene encoding transcription-repair coupling factor — protein: MTETWLKDSAAESLIDQTSELPESSALLDAARRDRPGAVRGLTGSSRALITAWLQRVTGRPVLCLVPHGEAFEAWRDDLEFFAGRSVLLAFPEPDNLPYDPASPHPGITAQRLETLSRLASDEPRDGTIVLATVRGLIQRVPAPQRLAVAVTGVRLGETHVPESLMARLAALGYERLPEVEAVGQFARRGGILDIYPVGLDDPVRLEFDGDTIESIRRFDAGTQRSLEQLTHVEVLPRYEVVLDPSRAGEVVERLQAAGDPGGGLFHEGMERFASHYDSARGTLLDYLPDGAVVVVDDPGALRTRSEELTTLIASEHDTQRAHYPGLSAPESLFATAAFGDALTRPGLHYLAPIVERDGAYAETIDVDCRPAEPLHRSIERLKGHLLDLGARGIRALILCDNQGQKDRLAELLGPGVGQLGVGLVSAGFTLPRAGLALLTDHEIFARYRRRRRRLKKTGGLSLAELSALRVGDFVVHEDHGVGTYRGLHRLTLNGQETDCIQIAYAEQDKLYVPVHQLALVSRYAAEEGARPAVHRLGSAAWQKTKAKAKKAIRDMADSLVKAYAQRMALPGYAFKPDTVWQRELEASFPYEETPDQLAAIEAVKQDLEAPRPMDRLICGDVGYGKTEVAIRAAFKAVQDGKQVAVLVPTTILAQQHWLTFKERLADFPVTVEVLSRFRTPREAKDVVARTALGKVDILIGTHRILSKDVKFHDLGLVVIDEEHRFGVAQKERLRQMTRTVDVLALTATPIPRTLNLSLAGARDMSVIETPPRDRLPVHTEIVEVDDEVVTDAILREVDRGGQVFYVHNRVETIHNAALYVQRLVPQIRLAVGHGQMPERELERVMLQFLERKIDVLVSTMIIESGLDIPSVNTLILDRADTLGLAQLYQLRGRVGRSSHRAYAYLLVPSRRVLTEEAEKRLRVIEEFDELGVGFKIALKDLEIRGAGNLLGPEQHGFIIGLGFDLYMKLLEEAVAEIKGGAASEVLPEPRLLTDWSAYLPDDYVPDEHEKLALYRRLADARGAAQIEDLTVEMRDRFGALPAPTVALVELRRLRLMGRDAQVESLRVFQNVVEAMLRRPLKPTEIAALVAEVDFQVEFVTGREFGLRVRGEGLSLFHRSRELLEALAACLAKVAPREVSP
- a CDS encoding peptidylprolyl isomerase produces the protein MRSTLILLLAATMLAGCASESDVLATIGSRTITRGDFQMVARVLGGRYSGPPDSAKSQLLRDMTDRELLVQGAVRAGFHRDTTFLDLRRKTEEQMLRQTYYDEIGAANVVVSAAEIQELHRWRAQESQVQIVFTLSEPAVKAALSQIRGGADFGEVADRFNPPGFTPPRGEIGYVQPGMLQLPVDDVIRLAPVGNVVGPVEAVGQGWFLVLVKDRRKAEPKALEAESEMLNSILRQRKQRQILVKALDRLRGDYRVRLEQGASQRLIRYVVPPSLQNMEPPPLTLRESAEPLASYEGGAYTMGDAIDDLRSGASQRPNFNIMPSVDRWVEMRALERAALLEARRRQLADQPDLQRALRERMNDYLLEGYVTRHVLQRTSVTEADARAVFERIGMRPDRLESARFLVVVLRDSATAAQLAATAPQTEGLREAVSTAALGVAVRPQSVTFPSDNPMWAALEPALMATAPGAYTPATPVAGIWMVAQVISKNVVPRSFENLPAEMRVMLENQAREEKRAAMLGALTDSLKREIPVRMYPERLKRVQWPTPSAPSFSVPG
- a CDS encoding TlpA disulfide reductase family protein — protein: MRHSWFQTVWVGALTLALHLLSPGPVALAQDPDSGSELIGKAAPEWTFTRWVRGRSLSLRELRGKVVLVRWWTEGCRYCRSTLPVLERLQREHRGDLVVLGVFHSKPEPHEVSDRHILGIAKTLGWSGPVAFDRDWKTLDRYWLGANPERSWTSVSFLIDREGTIRWVHGGGEYHPSDDPKHHACEVEYEGLEQALEHVLGERSSAPSAG
- a CDS encoding OmpA family protein, which encodes MKARLFILTLCLSSFASAVWSAPPPGRASYVDPEAPCYRWPAVDYDADGVFDRVDHCTNTPAGCTVDKYGCQSDADGDGVCDGRDQCNDTPRGVKVDRDGCVPGARATRMQEPPPTPKEVTPPPSPPKPAPPPLGEKGQELVKTGRLRLENVFFESGSANLLPESEAELSQLGSVLEHYPDVRLEIQGHTDTRGSGSLNMRLSQARADAVRTWLLGHHNLRSENLTAKGYGETQPETKERNEEELLRNRRVELRLLNPEVLPREVQPR
- a CDS encoding OmpA family protein; the protein is MSAVRKLLVGVMLTCAVMTPTVSRAQVEGVHVSLFPWYGYADFSNDTNFEDEPIWGGTAGLGLGRYFAIEGHVGRSTTETHAGFTHYPISFPSAPREVTALHYGANVTVNLLPEVRLVPYLMAGWAEAKFDFADEDSVPEPEYQNGWEFGAGLKYRINPRLAIRAEVRDNIWHFPEGTPAAVGTDPINNWFYAAGVEFLIGGIGGGDDDQDKVSNAKDKCPNTPIGARVDANGCPIDSDSDGVPDGIDQCPNTVAGATVDSRGCPRDSDSDGVPDGVDQCPDTPSGSPVDARGCPRDSDGDGIPDGQDQCADTPAGIRVDPRGCPLDADNDGVTDDKDQCPFTSPNVKVDAVGCPIELTTREIELLDKGRITERNIHFVTAKWDILPESRPVLDEIGQILIQWPRLRIEVGGHADARGSDAYNLDLSDKRANAVLNYLVSKFPQITREQYSARGYGEREPVATNKTVEGMAQNRRVEFKVLNTEELTKERERRQLQQK
- a CDS encoding TlpA disulfide reductase family protein; this translates as EDSLGLAPPTLASLRGRPVVVFVWAEWCGDCKALAASLARARARHEPRGVRFITLTRYYDDDEQRAREKARVDSVWKAVYSEVGALPAVISTASMERYGGSSTPTFVFIDRRGIVRGYTPTRLTEEELERRIAAIEK